The DNA region CGATGCCGGTTTCCCAGATCCCGTCACCGCTGTAGCGGAGAGGCTGGGCGTCCCAGCCGTTGAAATCGCCGAGGATGCGAACGTCGGCTTCTGCCGGCGCCTCGAAGGTGAAGACGACGTGCTTGCCGCTGCGGTGGGGGAAGAAGTCGCTGGACAGGTCGGGAGGTGCGCCGACGGCCCCGGGCCCGAGGGGCAGGCCGAGGAGAAAGACACTGAGGAGGACGGGCGTCCTCGGGCGGCGCTGGGACACGAGACCTCCGGATGTCTTCAGCGGGTCCACCCGGGGAGCCGTCCCTTTCGATCAAGAGTCGAGGTCGCGTCGAACGAGACTAGGGTGGACCCGCGCCGGTCGGTGATGCAGCCGCCGCACCAAGCCGGCAGCGCGAGTTAAGCACAGTTTTCCGTTGCGGTTACGCCGTAAGCCCGGATCCCAGGAGGAAGCCCCGCGATGTCAGCGGCACACGCTCTGTGGTCGGGCCTACAACGGCCGCGCCACGCGCGCGGTCAATCCTCTTCGTCGGCAGCCATATCGTCTTCACCGCGCTCGTTCTTCCCCTTCACCAGGCCGAAGCGGCGCAGCTTGCGGTGCAGGTTGGCGCGGTCGAGGCCCAGGGCCCGGGCAGCCTGCGCGATGTTGCCGTTCGCCGCTGCCAGGGCTTTCTCGATGGTGCGGCGCTCGAAATGGTCCAGGTTGTCGCGGAGCGAGGTGCCGCTTGGCGCCTCGCCGCCCTCGCTGGTGGAGAGCATGAGGGACTGCAGGTGCTCGGCGTCGACGCTGTCGGCGTCGTGCATGATGACGATGCGCTCCATCATGTTGCGCAGCTCGCGCACGTTGCCCGGCCATTCGTACTGCGCCAGGAGCGCCCGAGCCGCCGGTGTCAGGCTCTTGGCCCGGCGGCCGTTGTCGTCGCAGTACTGGCGCAGGAAGGATTCGGCCAGGACGACGATGTCCGGACCGCGGTCCTTGAGCGGCGGGATGCGCAGCGTGATCACGGCGAGCCGGAAGTAGAGGTCCTCGCGGAAATTGCCCTTGCCGATCTCTTGCGTCAGGTTCTTGTTCGTCGCCGCCACGACGCGCGCATCGAGAGCGATGGCCTGGGTGCCACCGACACGCTCCATCTCGTTTTCCTCCAGGACACGGAGCAACTTGGCCTGCGTCTCCAGACTCATGTCCCCCACTTCGTCGAGGAACAACGTGCCGCCGCGGGCGAGCTCGAACTTGCCGAGCTTCTGCGCCATGGCGCCGGTGAAGGCGCCCTTCTCGTGGCCGAAGAGCTCGGACTCGATGAGATCCCGGGGGATGGCGGCGCAGTTGAGGCGGACGAAGGGTTTCTGCGCCCGCGGGCTGATGGCGTGGATGGCCCGCGCCGCCAGCTCCTTGCCGGTGCCGTTGGCGCCGAGGACGAGGATGCGGGCGTGGCTGGCGCCGGCCTTGCGGATCTCGTCGCGCAGGCGCTGCATCGCCGGGGAATCGCCGAGCATCTCGTTCCGGCGTCCCAGCTGGTCGAGGAGCTCGGCCTTCTCCCCCTCGAGCCGGCGGATGCGGAGCGCGTTGTCCAGCGCGATGAGTACCCGGGCGAGGGGATCGAGGGGCTTCTCCAGGAAATCCAAGGCTCCCATCTTCGTGGCTTGCACGGCGCTCTCGATGGTGCCGTGGCCGCTCATCATGAGGACGATGGGAGGGGCGGAGAAAGCGCGGATCGCCTTCAACGTCGCCAGCCCGTCCATTCCGGGCAGCGCCAGATCGAGGAGCACGGCGTCTACGTCACCGGCGCGCTGCAGCCGCTTCAGCGCCTCTTCGCCGCTGGAGACGTCCTCGGTGTCGTAACCCTCGTCGCGGAGCACGCCGCTCAGCATCCGCCGGATGTTGGCCTCGTCGTCGACGATGAGGATGCGGGGCATGCGAGCCCTTCGCTGGGCGCCGGGCGGGTCGGGCGCCGGTGTGTCCGGAGTGTCGAGCCGAGGCATTGTAGCGAAAGCATCGCGGCTCTGGCACTCTCCTCGCCGCTCGCTACATCTTGCGAAGCCGGCGCTTTCGTCGCTACCTTCTCGCCATGGGTCGAGCGGTGCGTTGCACGCGGCTCGCCGCCGCAGCACGCCGGCCGGCGACGCAGCGCCACTGCGCCCGCTTCGCCACCGGCGGTACCGTCCTCGCCCTCCTCGCCGGGCTCGCCGGCTGCGGCACCAGCAAGAGCCGGGGCGAGATCCACTTCGCCGATGGGCGCGAGCGTCTGGCCCTCGGCGACAGCGTCGGCGCTCTCAGGCTCTTCCAG from Candidatus Krumholzibacteriia bacterium includes:
- a CDS encoding sigma-54 dependent transcriptional regulator, whose product is MPRILIVDDEANIRRMLSGVLRDEGYDTEDVSSGEEALKRLQRAGDVDAVLLDLALPGMDGLATLKAIRAFSAPPIVLMMSGHGTIESAVQATKMGALDFLEKPLDPLARVLIALDNALRIRRLEGEKAELLDQLGRRNEMLGDSPAMQRLRDEIRKAGASHARILVLGANGTGKELAARAIHAISPRAQKPFVRLNCAAIPRDLIESELFGHEKGAFTGAMAQKLGKFELARGGTLFLDEVGDMSLETQAKLLRVLEENEMERVGGTQAIALDARVVAATNKNLTQEIGKGNFREDLYFRLAVITLRIPPLKDRGPDIVVLAESFLRQYCDDNGRRAKSLTPAARALLAQYEWPGNVRELRNMMERIVIMHDADSVDAEHLQSLMLSTSEGGEAPSGTSLRDNLDHFERRTIEKALAAANGNIAQAARALGLDRANLHRKLRRFGLVKGKNERGEDDMAADEED